From the genome of Pelosinus fermentans DSM 17108:
AGAGAGTTCGTTGATGCGTATTTGTATACAACCTATCATCCTGCTGCTCTGACTACTTATCATAGTGTAGCCGAACCAGGAGATAGTATGCTAGATTCCGAAGAGGAACTTACTTCATATCCCAGCACTCTTATGCTGAATATTACCAACTTAACACCTAAGCAAATACTTCTCACTTTAGAACGGCAGCTACAAGCTCATTAGAAGCAGCATGCACTTTATTTCGGTTCTTTTCCATTGATCAATCGTCCTTTGGTCACAATGCCTGCGCCAAATCGATTCCTCAGTTTATCAATGGTTTCATACATGGCAGCACGCTTATCTTCCTGCTGATCAAATAAAGATAGCTGACCGCCGCCAGACTGGAGATTGGACACGGTGAGTCCCAGCAGTCGTATTCCCTCTCCCATGGGTATCTGATGACATATTTCCATAGCAACATTATAAATAACATCATCAAACTGGGTATAGTCTAACAAGGTCTTACTGCGAGTAATAGTTTTAAAAGAAGCAAAACGTACTTTAATGGTAATGGTTTTACCACTATAGTCGTACTGCCTAAGCCGCCAGCCGACTTTTTCCGCCAAGGCCAATAGTTCAGTTTCGATTTGAGATACCGTGATGATGTCAACAGGAAAAGTAAGTTCATTACCGATGGACTTAGGCTCAAGATCCGCGACTACTGGTCGATCATCCTGACCATGTGCTAACGCATGGATCTTATATGCCATCTGTCCGCAATGCTTTACTAATAACGCCACATTGGTCTGAGCCAACTGACCGATGGTATAGATTCCTAAGTTTTTTAAAACCTGAGCCATGGATTTACCGACTCCCCACATGGACGTAATCGGCAGATTCCGCAGCATCGCCTCTTCCTCCCCTGGATAAACTACAAACAGGCCATTCGGTTTTTTCATCTCAGAAGCCAACTTTGCTAAAAACTTATTCGGAGCAACCCCCGCAGAAGCAGTAAGGTGCAACTCACTTTCAATACGCTCCTTTATGCAAACAGCAATCTCTTCGGGACTGGCATAGAGCTGCTCCATTCCTGTAACATCCAGGAATGCTTCATCCAAAGACAGCGGTTCTACAACTGGTGAAAACTCGGAAAAAATGCGCTGTAATTCTATAGAAACCCGGCTGTATTTTGCATGGTCGCAGGGCACAAAGTTCCCTTCCGGACAACGGCGTCTCGCCTCCACCATGGACATGGCGGAGTGTACCCCAAAACGGCGTGCTTCATAAGAAGCTGTTGCAACCACACCTCGATTGCCAGTTCCCCCAACAATAAGAGGTTTTCCTCGCAGCGCCTCGTTATCACGCTGTTCCACAGCGGCAAAAAAAGCATCCATGTCAATATGTATAATCCATCGTTGCATGCATTTTCACCTAACTTTCCCATTTGTGCAGATCATACCTTATTTCATTATACAACAAACGCCTCCATCTTTTTAAAGATGAAGGCGTAAAATTTATAATGAATGGCGGAGCGACAGGGATTCGAACCCTGGCAGGCCTTACGACCTCTAACGATTTAGCAAACCGTCCTCTTGAGCCGCTTGAGTATCGCTCCGTATTAGAAATATGGCGGAGGGGGTGGGATTCGAACCCACGGACCCCTTTCGAGATCGCTGGTTTTCAAGACCAGTTCCTTGAACCGCTCGGACACCCCTCCGTGTCGGTTGACACGTTCCCGATGACACATTTACTAGTATACCAGCATTCTTTTTCCTTGTCAATACTAGTCAACATAAAAATTTATAATATATTTTATAAGTTCATTTGTCCACGATTCGCAATCACATGAATGATGCCGCTATCATATTTAAAAATAGGAATACGCCGCAATTCCAAATCTGGAGACTCCTTGATGCAGATACCTTCCCGAACCGTTAATCCGGTTACATAACCCACCTCTTTAGCAATATTTACCACCGTCTCATTATAACTGCCTCGAGGATACGCAATCCCATTTACGGTTTTCCCTAAAACACTTTCTAATGCCGCTTTGGAATTAACCAGCT
Proteins encoded in this window:
- the dinB gene encoding DNA polymerase IV, coding for MQRWIIHIDMDAFFAAVEQRDNEALRGKPLIVGGTGNRGVVATASYEARRFGVHSAMSMVEARRRCPEGNFVPCDHAKYSRVSIELQRIFSEFSPVVEPLSLDEAFLDVTGMEQLYASPEEIAVCIKERIESELHLTASAGVAPNKFLAKLASEMKKPNGLFVVYPGEEEAMLRNLPITSMWGVGKSMAQVLKNLGIYTIGQLAQTNVALLVKHCGQMAYKIHALAHGQDDRPVVADLEPKSIGNELTFPVDIITVSQIETELLALAEKVGWRLRQYDYSGKTITIKVRFASFKTITRSKTLLDYTQFDDVIYNVAMEICHQIPMGEGIRLLGLTVSNLQSGGGQLSLFDQQEDKRAAMYETIDKLRNRFGAGIVTKGRLINGKEPK